A stretch of Lathyrus oleraceus cultivar Zhongwan6 chromosome 6, CAAS_Psat_ZW6_1.0, whole genome shotgun sequence DNA encodes these proteins:
- the LOC127091452 gene encoding uncharacterized protein LOC127091452, whose amino-acid sequence MAMEASFFLLFISSLLISCSGSLVGFSYHERGDTWKSFLQPSKVSSSQIRVFVTDHRILSTLTNSNMLVDLYLSKSQVENFITSKPSATSELKAQLVNFLPRSNIKSIIVSCGSECLVQNEIPLIMNALESIYSILRDLHISNEVKLSVAFPLQFLTKMNPSREHEIRKLLSFIKETELFVTLEDTIDGELSMEDHFVQTVIKRAALAASVLPCNDVPVVLTIKSSVIPSSVELAEFSKRVSKYLAARRPIAKRIAALYLELHTTEDFSMKELKREEEKENFPSSRREILSKLHRRKTLDGTNSPTNTVYPTNPTPNPTPVITPSDTPTIIAVPSTNPVTISPTNPAAMPVTVPSTTPAVPSTTPAVPLPPTNPTNSPVPVFNPATTPSTVPGAQPVTNPVTSYPPPSGSVPVPVINPPSNTNAPSVQGQSWCVAKAGAPQASLQSALDYACGMGADCSQIQQGGSCFSPVTLQSHASFAFNSYYQKNPAPTSCDFGGAATLINTNPSSGSCIFPSSSSSSSSTPTISSPTPPTQSTPTAIPPPSPITTAPSIPTIAPPSIPTIAPPSIQTAPSSIPTVPPTSSGSGTGTFGYGTPPSVLNSSSPDSGAMPDFGSDSPPVVNTTSASHPRALKSFTGCIILMIPFVTARLSMLP is encoded by the exons ATGGCCATGGAAGCTTCTTTCTTCCTCTTGTTCATCTCTTCTCTCTTAATTTCATGTTCCG GATCTTTGGTGGGTTTTTCCTATCATGAGAGAGGAGACACTTGGAAATCATTTCTTCAGCCGAGCAAAGTTTCATCGTCTCAGATTCGAGTTTTCGTAACAGATCATAGGATTTTGAGTACTCTTACCAACTCAAACATGTTAGTTGATCTATACTTGAGCAAAAGCCAAGTTGAAAATTTCATTACTTCAAAACCTTCAGCGACTTCTGAACTAAAAGCTCAACTTGTAAATTTTCTTCCACGTTCAAACATCAAAAGCATCATTGTTAGCTGTGGAAGTGAGTGTTTAGTCCAAAATGAGATACCTTTGATTATGAATGCTCTTGAATCAATTTATTCAATTCTCAGAGATCTTCACATTAGTAATGAAGTAAAACTCTCGGTAGCATTTCCACTTCAATTCTTAACGAAGATGAATCCATCACGAGAGCACGAAATTCGTAAGCTACTTTCGTTTATAAAGGAAACAGAATTGTTTGTGACATTAGAAGACACCATTGATGGAGAATTAAGCATGGAGGATCATTTTGTTCAAACTGTTATCAAGCGAGCCGCTCTGGCTGCTTCTGTTCTTCCTTGCAATGATGTTCCTGTGGTTCTGACAATCAAGAGTTCGGTTATACCAAGTTCAGTAGAATTAGCCGAATTTAGTAAAAGAGTATCAAAATATTTAGCAGCAAGAAGACCTATTGCGAAAAGAATAGCTGCGTTATACTTAGAACTGCATACAACAGAAGATTTTTCAATGAAAGAGCTCAAAAGGGAAGAAGAGAAAGAAAATTTTCCATCTTCTAGAAGAGAGATCTTAAGCAAATTACACCGAAGAAAAACTCTAGATGGCACAAACAGTCCAACAAACACAGTTTACCCTACGAATCCAACACCAAATCCAACACCAGTGATCACACCCTCAGATACACCAACCATTATAGCGGTTCCTTCCACAAATCCTGTCACGATTTCCCCTACAAATCCAGCTGCAATGCCCGTAACGGTTCCTTCTACTACACCTGCCGTTCCTTCTACTACACCTGCTGTTCCTTTACCTCCAACAAATCCAACCAATTCACCGGTTCCGGTCTTCAATCCAGCTACAACACCTTCAACTGTTCCAGGTGCGCAACCAGTAACCAACCCTGTAACGTCTTATCCACCTCCATCGGGAAGTGTTCCTGTTCCTGTCATAAACCCTCCTTCAAACACAAATGCTCCTTCTGTTCAGGGACAGAGTTGGTGTGTGGCGAAAGCAGGTGCTCCACAAGCCTCCCTTCAATCAGCATTGGATTATGCTTGTGGAATGGGTGCTGATTGTTCTCAGATACAGCAGGGTGGGAGTTGTTTCAGTCCAGTCACTTTGCAGAGTCATGCTTCTTTTGCTTTCAATAGTTACTATCAAAAGAATCCAGCTCCAACAAGTTGCGACTTTGGAGGCGCTGCCACCTTAATTAACACAAATCCAA GTTCTGGTTCTTGCATTTTTCCATCATCATCGTCGTCGTCATCCTCAACGCCAACGATATCATCCCCAACACCACCTACACAATCAACTCCAACTGCAATACCACCACCAAGTCCAATAACAACTGCACCATCTATTCCAACGATAGCTCCACCATCTATTCCAACAATAGCTCCACCATCAATTCAAACAGCTCCATCATCCATTCCAACGGTTCCACCAACATCTTCAGGATCGGGAACAGGAACTTTCGG CTATGGTACTCCGCCTTCAGTGTTAAATTCAAGCAGCCCAGATTCAGGTGCAATGCCAGATTTTGGATCCGATAGCCCTCCAGTTGTGAACACAACGTCTGCCTCACACCCTCGAGCTCTAAAATCTTTTACTGGCTGCATAATTTTGATGATTCCATTCGTCACTGCCAGACTCAGCATGCTACCATAG